The following coding sequences lie in one Arabidopsis thaliana chromosome 3, partial sequence genomic window:
- a CDS encoding alpha/beta-Hydrolases superfamily protein (alpha/beta-Hydrolases superfamily protein; CONTAINS InterPro DOMAIN/s: Alpha/beta hydrolase fold-1 (InterPro:IPR000073); BEST Arabidopsis thaliana protein match is: alpha/beta-Hydrolases superfamily protein (TAIR:AT4G37470.1); Has 7052 Blast hits to 7050 proteins in 1427 species: Archae - 69; Bacteria - 5615; Metazoa - 94; Fungi - 57; Plants - 279; Viruses - 0; Other Eukaryotes - 938 (source: NCBI BLink).), whose protein sequence is MSQHNILEALNVRVVGTGDRILFLAHGFGTDQSAWHLILPYFTQNYRVVLYDLVCAGSVNPDYFDFNRYTTLDPYVDDLLNIVDSLGIQNCAYVGHSVSAMIGIIASIRRPELFSKLILIGFSPRFLNDEDYHGGFEEGEIEKVFSAMEANYEAWVHGFAPLAVGADVPAAVREFSRTLFNMRPDISLFVSRTVFNSDLRGVLGLVRVPTCVIQTAKDVSVPASVAEYLRSHLGGDTTVETLKTEGHLPQLSAPAQLAQFLRRALPR, encoded by the coding sequence atgagTCAACACAACATCTTAGAAGCTCTAAATGTCCGGGTCGTGGGTACGGGTGATCGGATCCTGTTTTTGGCCCATGGATTCGGTACTGACCAATCAGCTTGGCACTTGATCCTTCCTTACTTCACTCAAAACTACAGAGTCGTCCTCTATGACCTAGTTTGCGCCGGCAGTGTCAACCCCGATTACTTCGATTTCAATCGTTACACAACTCTCGATCCTTACGTCGATGATCTTCTCAACATCGTTGATTCACTCGGAATCCAAAACTGTGCTTACGTTGGTCACTCTGTTTCCGCTATGATCGGAATCATCGCTTCGATTCGTCGGCCGGAGCTTTTCTCCAAGCTTATCTTGATCGGATTTTCGCCTAGGTTTCTCAACGACGAGGATTATCATGGAGGATTCGAAGAAGGTGAGATTGAGAAAGTTTTCTCAGCTATGGAAGCTAATTACGAAGCTTGGGTTCATGGATTTGCTCCGCTTGCTGTTGGAGCTGATGTTCCGGCGGCGGTTAGAGAATTTAGCCGGACTTTGTTTAATATGCGTCCGGATATATCTCTGTTTGTTTCGAGGACGGTTTTCAACAGCGATCTGAGAGGTGTGCTTGGGTTAGTTAGAGTTCCGACGTGTGTGATTCAGACGGCGAAGGATGTTTCTGTGCCGGCTTCGGTGGCGGAGTATCTTAGGTCTCATCTCGGTGGAGATACTACTGTGGAGACTCTTAAAACTGAAGGACATTTGCCGCAGCTTAGTGCTCCGGCGCAGCTTGCTCAGTTTCTCCGGCGAGCTCTTCCTCggtga
- a CDS encoding NAD(P)-binding Rossmann-fold superfamily protein (NAD(P)-binding Rossmann-fold superfamily protein; FUNCTIONS IN: oxidoreductase activity, binding, catalytic activity; INVOLVED IN: oxidation reduction, metabolic process; EXPRESSED IN: 19 plant structures; EXPRESSED DURING: 9 growth stages; CONTAINS InterPro DOMAIN/s: NAD(P)-binding domain (InterPro:IPR016040), Glucose/ribitol dehydrogenase (InterPro:IPR002347), Short-chain dehydrogenase/reductase SDR (InterPro:IPR002198); BEST Arabidopsis thaliana protein match is: NAD(P)-binding Rossmann-fold superfamily protein (TAIR:AT3G03980.1); Has 120024 Blast hits to 119806 proteins in 3618 species: Archae - 979; Bacteria - 79335; Metazoa - 5674; Fungi - 6028; Plants - 2843; Viruses - 19; Other Eukaryotes - 25146 (source: NCBI BLink).), which translates to MAAASSVSSPPLCLAGRVAIVTGSSRGIGRAIAIHLAELGARVVVNYSTSPVEAEKVATAITTNCSKDAEVAGKSPRVIVVKADISEPSQVKSLFDEAERVFESPVHILVNSAAIADPNHSTISDMSVELFDRIISVNTRGAFICAREAANRLKRGGGGRIILLSTSLVQTLNTNYGSYTASKAAVEAMAKILAKELKGTEITVNCVSPGPVATEMFYTGLSNEIVEKVKSQNLFGRIGETKDIAPVVGFLASDAGEWINGQVIMANGGCLL; encoded by the exons ATGGCTGCAGCGTCATCAGTTTCTTCTCCACCGCTTTGCCTCGCCGGTCGAGTAGCTATAGTCACAGGATCTTCTCGAGGAATAGGTCGTGCCATAGCCATCCACCTTGCCGAGCTTGGGGCTAGGGTCGTCGTTAATTACTCAACTAGCCCCGTTGAGGCTGAGAAGGTTGCCACGGCGATTACCACCAACTGTTCAAAGGACGCGGAAGTCGCCGGCAAAAGTCCACGTGTCATTGTGGTGAAGGCTGATATCTCAGAGCCGAGCCAGGTAAAGTCGCTTTTCGATGAGGCAGAGCGAGTCTTCGAGTCGCCGGTTCATATCTTGGTTAACTCAGCGGCTATAGCCGATCCTAATCATTCCACTATCTCAGACATGTCAGTAGAACTTTTTGATCGCATTATCAG TGTGAACACAAGAGGTGCGTTTATTTGTGCTAGAGAAGCTGCGAATAGGCTAAAACGTGGAGGCGGTGGCCGGATAATTCTCCTCTCAACATCACTGGTTCAAACCTTAAATACAAACTATGGCTCATACACGGCTTCAAAGGCAGCCGTAGAAGCCATGGCCAAGATTCTTGCAAAAGAGCTCAAAGGAACAGAGATCACAGTTAACTGTGTTTCTCCGGGTCCCGTCGCCACAGAAATGTTTTACACAGGATTGAGCAATGAGATTGTTGAGAAAGTTAAGTCACAGAACTTATTTGGTAGGATCGGTGAGACCAAAGACATCGCACCTGTTGTTGGGTTCTTAGCCAGTGATGCTGGCGAATGGATCAACGGTCAAGTCATCATGGCTAATGGTGGCTGTCTCTTGTAA
- a CDS encoding O-Glycosyl hydrolases family 17 protein (O-Glycosyl hydrolases family 17 protein; FUNCTIONS IN: cation binding, hydrolase activity, hydrolyzing O-glycosyl compounds, catalytic activity; INVOLVED IN: carbohydrate metabolic process; LOCATED IN: anchored to membrane; EXPRESSED IN: 11 plant structures; EXPRESSED DURING: L mature pollen stage, LP.06 six leaves visible, M germinated pollen stage, LP.04 four leaves visible, 4 anthesis; CONTAINS InterPro DOMAIN/s: X8 (InterPro:IPR012946), Glycoside hydrolase, catalytic core (InterPro:IPR017853), Glycoside hydrolase, family 17 (InterPro:IPR000490), Glycoside hydrolase, subgroup, catalytic core (InterPro:IPR013781); BEST Arabidopsis thaliana protein match is: O-Glycosyl hydrolases family 17 protein (TAIR:AT5G18220.1); Has 2719 Blast hits to 2656 proteins in 173 species: Archae - 0; Bacteria - 8; Metazoa - 5; Fungi - 96; Plants - 2598; Viruses - 0; Other Eukaryotes - 12 (source: NCBI BLink).) — protein MNYRRKQSAITNSAVVFIIISAVCFLSGGVSGLGVNWGTMASHQLPPKTVVEMLKDNNIQKVKLFDADTNTMGALAGSGVEVMVAIPNDLLLAMGNYQRAKDWVQRNVSRFNFNNGVKIKYVAVGNEPFLTAYNGSFINLTYPALFNIQTALNEAGVGDFTKATVPLNADVYNSPPDNQVPSAGRFRSDIIQEMTQIVNFLAQNKAPFTVNIYPFLSLYLSSDFPFEYAFFDGQNTVNDNGVIYTNVFDASFDTLLASLNALNHGNMEVIVGEVGWPTDGDKNANVPNAERFYSGLLPRLANNVGTPMRKGYIEVYLFGFIDEDAKSVAPGNFERHWGIFKFDGQPKFPVDFRGQGQKKFLTGAQNVQYFLNQWCMFNPNGRGNMSRLGDNINYACSHSDCTALGYGSSCGNLDANGNASYAFNMYFQVQNQEAQACDFEGLATITTQNISQGQCNFPIQIGEPSSGHYDYSYGSMVRLCLVMSGLVFLLI, from the exons atgaATTATCGACGAAAACAGAGTGCTATAACTAACTCTGCCGTTgtctttatcatcatctccgCCGTATGTTTTCTCTCCGGCGGTGTCTCTGGTTTGGGAGTAAACTGGGGAACAATGGCGAGTCATCAGTTACCGCCGAAGACGGTGGTGGAGATGCTTAAAGACAACAATATACAGAAAGTGAAGTTGTTCGATGCCGACACAAACACCATGGGAGCTCTCGCCGGCTCCGGCGTCGAAGTGATGGTGGCTATCCCTAATGATCTGCTCCTAGCGATGGGAAACTATCAAAGAGCTAAAGATTGGGTCCAAAGAAACGTCTCTAGATTCAACTTTAACAACGGCGTTAAGATCAA ATACGTTGCAGTGGGGAACGAACCGTTCTTGACAGCGTACAACGGATCATTCATAAACCTAACGTACCCAGCACTCTTCAACATCCAAACCGCTTTAAACGAGGCTGGAGTTGGTGATTTTACCAAAGCCACCGTTCCTTTAAACGCCGACGTTTACAATTCTCCTCCGGACAATCAAGTCCCATCCGCCGGAAGATTCCGTTCCGACATTATCCAAGAAATGACACAAATCGTTAACTTCCTCGCACAGAACAAAGCTCCTTTCACAGTCAACATTTATCCTTTCCTCAGTCTCTACTTAAGCAGCGACTTTCCTTTCGAATACGCTTTCTTTGACGGCCAAAACACCGTTAACGATAACGGCGTTATCTACACGAACGTCTTCGACGCTAGTTTCGACACGCTTTTAGCTTCTTTAAACGCGTTGAATCACGGTAACATGGAAGTGATTGTTGGAGAAGTTGGTTGGCCTACGGATGGTGACAAGAACGCAAACGTTCCAAACGCGGAACGGTTTTATTCCGGTTTGCTTCCGCGGTTGGCGAACAACGTTGGAACTCCTATGCGTAAAGGTTACATTGAGGTTTATCTTTTCGGATTTATCGATGAAGATGCGAAAAGTGTAGCGCCAGGGAACTTCGAACGTCATTGGGggatatttaaatttgatggCCAACCGAAATTCCCGGTAGATTTTCGTGGACAAGGTCAGAAAAAGTTCTTAACGGGAGCTCAAAACGTTCAGTACTTTCTGAACCAGTGGTGTATGTTTAATCCTAATGGTCGTGGTAATATGAGTAGGCTCGGAGATAATATAAACTACGCGTGTTCGCATTCGGACTGTACCGCTTTAGGTTATGGATCATCTTGTGGCAATCTTGATGCGAATGGAAACGCATCTTACGCGTTTAATATGTATTTCCAAGTGCAAAATCAGGAAGCTCAGGCGTGCGATTTTGAAGGGCTTGCAACGATTACTACTCAAAATATATCTCAAGGACAATGTAATTTTCCAATTCAGATTGGAGAGCCATCTTCTGGTCATTATGATTATAGCTATGGTTCGATGGTTAGGTTGTGTTTGGTGATGAGTGGCTTGGTCTTTCTTCTCATATAG